Proteins from a single region of Polynucleobacter sp. KF022:
- a CDS encoding carbon-nitrogen hydrolase family protein has product MSTSANSANLKVASIQMVSTPNLQENLSTASRLIAAAAVDGAKLVVLPEYFCLMGLKDTDKVSARERFGSGPIQEQLSQIAKENNLHLVAGTIPLEAKEPNKVLNTTLVFCPTGKQIARYDKIHLFGFQTATERYQESETIEAGNEPGLLKISSNGNEWIFGLSICYDLRFPELYRTLGQVDCHIIPAAFTYTTGKDHWEILLRARAIENQCYVLASAQGGKHQNQRRTWGNSMLIDPWGEILTNLPEGEGFISGVLCKDKLNEVRSKLPALAHRKL; this is encoded by the coding sequence ATGAGCACATCAGCAAACTCTGCAAACCTCAAAGTTGCATCTATTCAAATGGTGTCAACCCCAAACTTGCAAGAGAACCTTTCTACTGCAAGTCGACTAATAGCGGCCGCAGCAGTAGATGGCGCAAAATTAGTCGTTCTTCCAGAGTATTTTTGTCTCATGGGGCTCAAAGACACTGACAAGGTATCTGCTCGTGAACGTTTTGGCAGCGGTCCTATTCAAGAGCAACTCTCGCAGATTGCAAAAGAGAATAACCTTCACTTGGTGGCTGGCACCATTCCTCTAGAAGCAAAAGAACCTAACAAGGTTCTCAACACAACTTTAGTGTTTTGTCCTACCGGCAAACAAATTGCTCGTTACGACAAAATCCATTTGTTTGGTTTTCAAACAGCAACTGAGCGCTATCAAGAATCGGAAACAATTGAAGCCGGTAATGAACCTGGACTCCTCAAGATTTCAAGCAATGGTAATGAGTGGATTTTTGGTTTAAGTATTTGCTATGACCTGCGTTTTCCAGAGCTCTACCGAACCCTGGGCCAAGTAGATTGTCATATCATCCCCGCTGCATTTACATACACCACCGGGAAAGATCATTGGGAAATACTATTGCGCGCTCGAGCGATTGAAAACCAATGTTATGTATTGGCTTCCGCCCAAGGGGGTAAGCATCAAAATCAACGGCGCACTTGGGGCAATAGCATGTTGATTGATCCTTGGGGTGAAATCTTGACTAATCTCCCTGAAGGAGAGGGCTTTATTTCTGGGGTCTTGTGCAAAGATAAATTAAACGAGGTACGCTCTAAGTTACCTGCACTTGCACATCGCAAGCTTTAA
- the tldD gene encoding metalloprotease TldD encodes MNAPEALFPANWTKAKKQADLIKLAKSILLEPTGLSEQDLHHTFGHLFTHRLDDADLYFQHTRSESWSLEEGIVKSGSFNIDQGVGVRAIYGDKTAFAYSDEINLDALSKAAKATRVIGPAGGKQAVASKLFNPVSNKLYSDINPLDSLQPKEKIALLESIERRAKARDPRIIQVMASLAGEFDVVLVVRADGLLAADVRPLVRVSVHVIAEQNGRRESGSSGGGARHDYLYFDQALINRYVDEAVDGALVNLESRPAPAGPMTVVMGPGWPGVLLHEAVGHGLEGDFNRKGSSAFAGRIGQRVAAKGVTVVDDGALSGRRGSLNIDDEGTPTQCTTLIEDGILKGYIQDSLNARLMNMPLTGNGRRESFASLPMPRMTNTYMLAGKDDPQEIVASIKRGLYAVNFGGGQVDITSGKFVFSASEAYWVENGKIQYPVKGATIIGSGPESLKQVSMIGNDLKLDGGVGVCGKEGQSVPVGVGQPTLRIDSLTVGGTA; translated from the coding sequence ATGAATGCACCAGAAGCACTATTTCCTGCAAATTGGACTAAAGCCAAAAAACAAGCAGACCTCATTAAATTAGCTAAATCCATTCTGCTTGAGCCAACAGGTTTATCGGAACAAGATTTGCATCACACCTTTGGCCATTTATTTACCCATCGCCTTGATGACGCTGATCTCTACTTTCAGCATACTCGTAGCGAAAGCTGGAGTCTGGAAGAAGGCATTGTTAAATCAGGTAGTTTCAATATTGATCAAGGCGTTGGTGTCCGTGCAATCTATGGCGATAAGACTGCGTTTGCCTATTCAGATGAAATTAATTTAGACGCCTTAAGCAAGGCGGCAAAAGCAACTCGGGTAATTGGCCCAGCGGGTGGTAAACAAGCCGTTGCAAGTAAATTATTTAATCCTGTATCCAATAAGTTGTATTCAGACATTAACCCCCTTGATTCACTGCAACCTAAAGAAAAAATTGCGTTACTGGAAAGTATTGAGCGTCGAGCTAAAGCGCGTGACCCACGCATCATTCAGGTGATGGCCAGTCTTGCTGGAGAGTTTGATGTGGTTCTGGTTGTTCGTGCCGACGGCCTTTTGGCTGCCGATGTTCGACCTTTAGTTCGCGTTTCCGTTCACGTTATTGCCGAACAAAATGGTCGCCGTGAATCTGGATCTTCTGGTGGTGGCGCACGTCATGACTATCTTTACTTTGATCAAGCGCTGATTAACCGCTATGTTGATGAAGCGGTTGATGGCGCTTTAGTGAACCTAGAATCTCGCCCTGCGCCCGCAGGTCCAATGACCGTAGTGATGGGACCAGGCTGGCCCGGTGTTCTGTTGCATGAAGCAGTTGGCCATGGCCTTGAGGGTGACTTTAATCGCAAAGGGTCCTCTGCCTTTGCTGGTCGCATCGGCCAACGCGTTGCCGCCAAGGGTGTTACCGTAGTTGATGACGGCGCCTTGTCTGGACGGAGAGGCTCTTTGAATATCGACGATGAAGGTACGCCTACTCAATGCACCACATTAATTGAGGATGGCATTTTGAAGGGCTACATTCAGGACAGCTTAAATGCCCGTCTGATGAATATGCCCCTCACCGGGAATGGACGCCGTGAAAGTTTTGCTTCATTGCCAATGCCACGTATGACGAACACCTACATGCTGGCCGGCAAAGATGATCCCCAAGAGATCGTGGCCAGCATTAAGCGCGGCTTATATGCAGTCAATTTTGGTGGTGGTCAAGTGGATATCACCAGCGGAAAATTTGTTTTTTCAGCCTCGGAAGCCTATTGGGTTGAGAACGGCAAAATCCAATACCCCGTCAAAGGTGCCACCATTATTGGCAGCGGTCCAGAGTCTCTAAAACAGGTTTCTATGATTGGAAATGACCTCAAGCTCGATGGCGGGGTAGGGGTTTGCGGCAAGGAAGGGCAAAGCGTTCCGGTCGGGGTTGGGCAACCTACCCTCAGGATTGATAGCTTGACCGTGGGCGGCACTGCCTAA
- a CDS encoding 3-deoxy-7-phosphoheptulonate synthase, with the protein MSQQNTNPANWYSAVDKTSDTDDQRIDNISVLPPPEHLIRFFPISGTPTEALISKTRKKIRDIIHGKDDRLLVIIGPCSIHDPRAALEYCQRLLGERERFAGELEIVMRVYFEKPRTTVGWKGLINDPYLDESYRIEEGLRLARQVLMEINRLGMPAGSEFLDVISPQYIADLISWGAIGARTTESQVHRELASGLSAPIGFKNGTDGNIKIATDAIQAAGRPHHFLSVHKNGQVSVVETKGNKDCHVILRGGKEPNYEAKFVQAACSELEAAKLPAGLMVDLSHANSSKKHERQIVVADDVAQQIESGSHQIFGVMIESHLNDGAQKFTPGKDDPSKLEYGRSITDACINWDDSVQVLERLATAVKKRRSKKK; encoded by the coding sequence ATGAGCCAACAAAATACAAATCCCGCTAATTGGTACTCCGCTGTTGATAAGACTTCGGATACTGACGATCAACGCATCGACAATATTTCCGTTCTGCCACCGCCAGAGCATCTCATTCGCTTCTTTCCAATTTCTGGAACACCAACTGAAGCGCTGATCAGTAAAACTCGTAAAAAGATCCGCGACATTATTCATGGCAAGGATGACCGCTTACTAGTGATCATCGGGCCATGCTCTATTCATGACCCACGTGCAGCGCTGGAATATTGCCAACGCCTCTTAGGTGAACGCGAGCGCTTTGCTGGCGAATTAGAAATCGTCATGCGTGTGTATTTTGAAAAACCACGAACCACTGTTGGCTGGAAGGGTTTGATTAATGACCCATACCTTGATGAAAGTTATCGCATTGAAGAAGGCTTGCGCCTTGCTCGCCAAGTATTAATGGAAATTAATCGCTTAGGCATGCCTGCCGGTAGCGAATTCTTAGATGTCATTTCACCGCAATATATTGCTGACCTCATTTCTTGGGGAGCAATTGGTGCGCGTACGACTGAAAGCCAAGTTCATCGTGAACTTGCTTCAGGTTTATCCGCACCTATCGGGTTTAAGAATGGTACTGATGGCAATATCAAAATTGCTACTGACGCTATTCAAGCGGCAGGTCGTCCTCATCATTTCTTATCGGTTCACAAAAATGGCCAGGTTTCTGTTGTGGAAACAAAAGGAAATAAAGATTGTCACGTTATCTTGCGCGGCGGCAAAGAGCCAAACTATGAAGCCAAGTTTGTGCAGGCTGCCTGCTCTGAGCTAGAGGCAGCAAAGCTTCCAGCCGGCTTGATGGTTGATTTATCTCATGCTAATTCAAGCAAGAAACATGAGCGTCAAATTGTGGTTGCCGATGATGTAGCGCAACAAATTGAATCTGGATCTCATCAGATTTTTGGTGTAATGATTGAGAGTCATTTAAATGATGGTGCTCAGAAATTTACACCTGGAAAAGATGATCCAAGTAAATTAGAGTACGGTCGCAGTATTACCGATGCCTGCATTAACTGGGATGATTCTGTGCAAGTATTAGAACGTCTTGCTACTGCCGTTAAGAAACGTAGAAGCAAGAAAAAATAA
- a CDS encoding cob(I)yrinic acid a,c-diamide adenosyltransferase: protein MGNRLSKIATRTGDAGMTGLGDGSRVEKDHLRICAMGDIDELNSEIGVLMTEEIPKSISTELHELFLQVQHDLFDLGGELCIPNYKLLNPEHVAQLDIWLEKYNQQLPPLTEFILPGGTRAAAQAHVCRTVCRRAERSIVRLGWEEPLYDSPRQYVNRLSDLLFVLARILNRAAGGSDVLWKHEKKRD, encoded by the coding sequence ATGGGAAATCGACTATCAAAAATCGCCACCAGAACAGGTGACGCCGGGATGACTGGCTTGGGTGACGGCAGTCGCGTAGAAAAGGATCATTTGCGCATCTGCGCCATGGGCGATATCGACGAGCTGAACTCAGAAATCGGGGTTTTGATGACCGAAGAGATCCCCAAAAGTATTTCCACTGAACTGCATGAGCTATTTCTGCAGGTGCAACATGATTTATTTGATTTGGGTGGCGAGCTTTGCATCCCCAACTACAAGCTGCTCAATCCTGAGCATGTAGCGCAGTTAGATATTTGGCTTGAAAAATACAATCAACAATTGCCACCTCTGACTGAATTCATTTTGCCAGGTGGTACTCGCGCTGCTGCGCAAGCGCATGTTTGTCGAACTGTATGTCGTAGAGCAGAGCGTTCAATTGTCCGCTTAGGCTGGGAAGAGCCTTTGTATGATTCTCCGCGGCAATATGTCAATCGTTTATCTGACTTACTCTTTGTGCTTGCGCGCATCTTGAATCGTGCAGCAGGTGGATCTGATGTGCTTTGGAAGCACGAAAAAAAAAGAGACTAA
- a CDS encoding FAD-linked oxidase C-terminal domain-containing protein, protein MVTPPPDLAAISALQSKLVSALRPILPEHALLWEPEDTIPYECDGLAAYKRMPLAVALPETEEQVAQILKICYAMQIPVVPRGSGTGLSGGAMPLSQGLVLSLAKLKKIISIDPFTRTAVVQPGVRNLAISEAVAHLGLYYAPDPSSQIACSIGGNVNENSGGVHCLKYGLTLHNVLRVRGILMNGEIVEFGGLAPDAPGLDLLAIMMGSEGMLAVVTEITVKLVAKPKLARVIMASFDDIEKGGNAVAAIIAAGIIPAGLEMMDKATTRAVEEFVHAGYDLDAAAILLCESDGTPEEVAEEIERMTKVLEQAGASGIQISKDESERLKFWSGRKNAFPAAGRLAPDYYCMDGTIPRRHIATLLKRIQGMEEKYGLGCLNVFHAGDGNMHPLILFNGADQDEWHRAEEFGTEILEACVELGGTITGEHGVGIEKINSMCVQFGEGERESFWGVKGAFDPEKLLNPDKAIPTLNRCAEYGRMRISGGQLPHPELERF, encoded by the coding sequence ATGGTGACCCCACCCCCCGATTTAGCCGCTATTAGCGCCCTTCAGTCCAAATTGGTTTCGGCTTTGCGGCCAATCCTTCCGGAACACGCCCTTCTATGGGAGCCAGAAGACACGATTCCTTATGAATGCGATGGTTTGGCTGCTTACAAACGAATGCCTTTGGCCGTAGCTTTGCCAGAAACCGAGGAGCAAGTCGCTCAAATTCTGAAGATTTGCTATGCAATGCAAATTCCAGTCGTGCCTCGCGGATCTGGAACGGGTCTATCGGGCGGAGCAATGCCCCTTTCCCAGGGATTGGTACTGTCACTAGCCAAGCTAAAGAAAATTATCAGCATTGATCCATTTACAAGGACTGCAGTAGTTCAGCCTGGGGTACGCAATCTCGCGATCTCTGAAGCAGTTGCACATCTTGGCTTGTATTACGCTCCGGATCCTTCTTCGCAAATTGCCTGCTCTATTGGTGGCAACGTTAATGAAAATTCTGGTGGTGTGCACTGCCTCAAATACGGCCTTACTTTGCATAATGTTCTGCGCGTCCGCGGAATATTGATGAATGGTGAGATTGTTGAATTTGGCGGCTTAGCACCAGATGCACCTGGACTCGATTTACTAGCCATCATGATGGGCAGTGAAGGCATGCTTGCAGTCGTTACTGAAATCACAGTCAAATTAGTTGCAAAGCCAAAATTGGCCCGCGTAATCATGGCGAGTTTTGATGACATCGAGAAAGGTGGTAACGCTGTTGCCGCCATCATTGCCGCGGGCATTATTCCTGCTGGCTTAGAAATGATGGATAAAGCCACTACTCGCGCTGTAGAAGAATTTGTACATGCTGGTTACGATCTAGATGCTGCAGCCATTTTGCTCTGTGAGTCTGATGGCACACCAGAAGAGGTTGCTGAAGAAATTGAGCGCATGACTAAGGTGTTAGAACAAGCGGGTGCTAGCGGCATTCAGATTTCCAAAGATGAAAGTGAGCGCTTGAAATTTTGGAGTGGGCGCAAGAATGCATTCCCAGCTGCCGGTCGCTTAGCGCCTGATTACTACTGTATGGACGGCACTATTCCTCGCCGCCATATCGCCACTTTGCTCAAGCGCATCCAAGGCATGGAAGAGAAATACGGCCTCGGCTGCTTAAACGTCTTTCATGCTGGTGATGGCAATATGCATCCCTTGATTCTATTTAATGGCGCAGATCAGGATGAATGGCATCGTGCTGAAGAGTTCGGAACTGAAATTTTAGAAGCCTGTGTAGAGCTCGGTGGAACCATTACAGGCGAGCATGGCGTTGGCATTGAAAAAATTAATTCAATGTGTGTGCAGTTTGGCGAAGGTGAGCGTGAATCATTCTGGGGTGTGAAGGGCGCTTTTGATCCAGAAAAACTACTCAACCCAGATAAAGCAATTCCAACACTCAACCGCTGTGCTGAATATGGTCGTATGCGTATTAGCGGTGGTCAGTTACCTCACCCAGAATTGGAGCGCTTCTAA